In a single window of the Nicotiana tomentosiformis chromosome 10, ASM39032v3, whole genome shotgun sequence genome:
- the LOC104085186 gene encoding DUF21 domain-containing protein At2g14520-like — MAVEYRCCESEFFIHILVIVFLVVFAGMMSGLTLGLMSLSLVDLEVLAKSGTPSDRKNAAKILPVVQNQHLLLCTLLICNAAAMEALPIFLDSLITAWGAILISVTLILLFGEIIPQSVCSRYGLAIGATMAPVVRVLVWICFPIAYPISKLLDYLLGHRNSGLFRRAELKTLVHFHGNQAGKGGELTNDETTIIAGALELHDKTAGDAMTPISETFSIDINGKLDRDLTNLILSKGHSRIPVYYEQPKNIIGLLLVKNLLTIHPEDETPVKNVTIRKIPRVPYTMRLDDILNEFQKGHSHMAVVVRQCNKEMVQPARQADADDSVQDVRVDIDVEKPPLEKSMKSRSLQKCKSLPNGGNASSKRNRSRRTWSKDMQSDILRIDETLPNIPDEEEVVGIITMEDVIEELLQEEIFDETDHAKHL; from the exons ATGGCGGTAGAGTACAGATGTTGCGAGTCGGAGTTCTTCATTCATATTTTGGTCATTGTATTTTTGGTAGTATTCGCGGGAATGATGTCTGGCCTTACATTGGGCCTCATGTCGTTAAGTCTTGTTGATCTTGAAGTCCTTGCCAAGTCTGGAACTCCAAGTGATCGTAAAAATGCTG CCAAGATATTGCCTGTTGTACAAAACCAGCATTTGTTGCTCTGCACCCTACTTATCTGCAATGCTGCTGCTATGGAG gcacttcccatctttcttgacAGCCTAATAACAGCTTGGGGTGCTATACTGATTTCTGTCACATTGATTCTTCTATTTGGTGAG ATCATTCCACAATCCGTTTGCTCTAGATATGGACTGGCCATTGGTGCAACTATGGCCCCAGTTGTCCGCGTTCTTGTTTGGATCTGCTTTCCGATTGCATATCCAATAAGCAAG CTATTAGACTATCTGCTAGGTCATCGAAACAGTGGTCTTTTCCGACGAGCTGAGTTGAAAACTTTAGTACATTTTCATGGAAATCAG GCTGGTAAAGGTGGAGAACTAACAAATGATGAGACAACTATAATTGCTGGTGCTCTGGAGCTTCACGATAAAACAGCCGGTGATGCTATGACCCCCATATCTGAAACCTTTTCTATTGATATTAATGGGAAGTTGGACAG GGATTTGACGAATTTAATTTTGTCGAAAGGGCATAGCAGGATACCAGTCTACTATGAGCAACCTAAAAACATAATTGGACTTCTTCTG GTCAAGAACTTATTAACCATCCATCCAGAAGATGAAACCCCTGTAAAAAATGTTACTATCCGAAAGATCCCAAG GGTCCCATATACTATGCGATTGGATGACATCTTGAATGAGTTTCAGAAAGGTCATAGTCATATGGCTGTGGTTGTAAGACAGTGCAACAAAGAGATGGTTCAACCTGCTCGCCAAGCCGATGCTGATG ATTCTGTTCAAGATGTCAGAGTAGACATTGATGTTGAAAAGCCTCCGCTGGAGAAGAGCATGAAGAGTAGATCATTGCAGAAGTGCAAGAGTTTGCCCAATGGTGGAAACGCTTCATCCAAAAGAAATAGGAGCAGGAGGACGTGGTCAAAAGATATGCAATCAGACATTCTGCGAATAGACGAAACTCTGCCAAATATCCCTGATGAGGAAGAAGTTGTCGGGATAATAACAATGGAAGATGTTATTGAAGAGCTTTTACAG GAGGAAATTTTCGACGAGACTGATCATGCAAAGCATTTGTAG
- the LOC138899730 gene encoding uncharacterized protein — translation MAAPPNFEEGQSTYRTPRFNGQYYGWWKTRMHDFIMAEDSELWDVICDGPFVHIKTVGEPAVIVPKTRKEYNDGDRKSIEKNFRAKMILVCSIGADEYNRISACQSTKEIWEALQTAHEGTTQVKQSKINMLTIEYELFRIKDDESTQDMHTRFTSIINELHSLREIIPRNKLVRKILSVLPSSWESKVNAITEAKDLQNLTIDELIGNLKACEMKKKKDHERREPQKEKNLVLKADNNDSSGEDADMAYLTK, via the coding sequence atggctgctccaccaaactttgaagaaggtcaatcaacctacaggacaccaagattcaatggacaGTACTAcggatggtggaagacaaggatgcatgactttatcatggctgaagattcagaACTCTGGGATGTTATCTGCGATGGACCCTTCGTCCACATAAAAACGGTTGGCGAGCCAGCAGTGATAGTTCCAAAGACAAGGAAGGAGTACAACGATGGTGACCGAAAATCCATAGAGAAGAACTTCCGAGCAAAAATGATTCTCGTCTGTAGTATTGGAGCAGATGAGTACAACAGAATCTCTGCCTGTCAATCTACCAAGGAGATATGGGAAGCTCTCCAAACAGCACATGAAGGaacaactcaagtcaagcagtcGAAGATCAACATGCTCACCATTGAGTATGAACTGTTCAGGATTAAGGACGATGAGTCCACTCAGGACATGCACACTCGATTCACCTCTATCATCAACGAGCTCCACTCTCTAAGAGAGATCATTCCAAGAAACAAACTTGTCAGGAAAATACTCAGTGTATTACCTAGTTCCTGGGAAAGCAAAGTAAATGCTATCACAGAGGCAAAGGATCTGCAAAACttgaccattgatgaactcattggaaATCTGAAGGCTtgtgaaatgaagaagaagaaggaccaTGAAAGAAGAGAGCCCCAAAAAGAGAAAAACCTGGTCCTCAAGGCAGACAATAATgactcaagtggtgaggatgctgaCATGGCCTACCTAACGAAGTGA